The Phormidium sp. PBR-2020 DNA segment TCAAACTCAAGGTCAACGGCGCACCAATCCGGGCAAAGTCCGTAAATTTATAGCCCCCGGGTCCATAGACCATGGTATTGGTTTGATAGCCAATGGGACTCAGATAACTATTGGAGGCAGCAAAGGTAACAGCGAACATAGCCGAAAAAGGATTCAATCCTAAGCTTTGGGCGACTTCAACGGCAATGGGGAGCATCAAGACAACTGCGGCATTATTGGAAATAATTTCTGTGAATATCGAGGTGATAACAAAGAAAAAGACCAGGACCCAGTACCCTGGCAGTTCTCCGCCAATGGCAAGGAGGTTATCAGCAATCCAGGTGGTGGTTCCCGAGTTACGCATGGCAACGCCGAGGGGAATTAATCCCGCCAATAAGAAAATAATATCCCAACGAATCGCGCCATAGATTTCTCCAGGACGTAAGCATTTAGTCAGGATCAAGGCGATTACTCCTGCCCATGCACTGACAACAATTGGCATAATGTTAAACGCTGAAAGTCCAATAACGGCTAAGCCAATACCCACGGAAATCCAAGCTTTGTCTTGCCGGATTGTCTCTACATTTCGTTGCTCAAGAACTAACAACTCTCGGGTGGTTTGCAGTCCAATAAAACTCTGTTTAGGACCCTGCAAGAGCAACAAATCGCCAAAGCGTAAGGGGACCCGCCCTAGGGGACCTTTTACCAACTCTGAACCTCGACGCACGGCTAACACCGTGGCATTATACCGCTGTCGAAAGCGAATTTCTTTAAGGGTTGTCCCAATTAAGCGAGAGTTCGAGAGAATCAGAACTTCACCGATTTTTTCTTCCTCGGAACTCAAGACAGAATCCAATGATTTTTGGGTGAATTTGACATCTGCAACCAGGTCTAAACCCCTCTCCTCTCGAATTTTTAGGAGATCTTCTCGACTACTGCGTACAACCAAAACATCTCCGGCTTCAAGAATTTTATCCGCTAGAGGTTGAGCAAATCTCACTTTGTCTCGTAGCAGCTCTAACACATCTAAATCGAATTTTCGTTGAATGCCACTATTACTTAATGTTTCACCAACAAGACTAGACTGAGGGGTGATCACTAATTCAGTCACATAGTCTTTTAAGCCATAATCTTGCGTAAATGAGTCACCTTCTGTCTTGCGACTGGGAAGCAACGCAGGAGCAAAAAATGTCAAATACAAAAGACCAAAGATAAAAATACAGACACTCGCCTTAGAAAACTCAAAAATCGTAAAGGTTCGATAGCCGAGTTGTTCTGAGAGTCCACTCGCTAAAATATTAGTTGAGGTTCCCACTAATGTCATCATTCCTCCCAAAATAGAAATATAGGAGAGAGGAATCAGAAGTTTAGAGGGCGATCGCTTTTGTTTACGACACCAGTCCTCAACAATGGGCAGAAAAATTGCTAGGACAGCGGTGTTATTGATGAATGCCGAAATGGGCCCCACTAAGACCCCTAAAGTAAAAATTTGACGACTGGAACTTTTGCCCCCCCAACGCACTAAAAAATCACGAATGATTTGGATAACTCCAGTTTTGGCGATGCCCGCACTGAGGATAAACATCGCCATTACGGTGACGGTTGCGGAGTTACTGAAACCGGACATTCCTTCCTCGGGAGTCACCAAGCCACAAAGCATCAGTAAAACGGTCACGGATAAGGCGATAATATCGGGCGGTAAGAGTTCGCTCACAAAGCCAACTAATGCCAACACCAAGATAACCAGGGTCAGAATAATATCCATTTAGGGGTATCTTGCAGGGTTTCAGGACAAGTTACTATTCTAGGTCAGAGTTTGGGAAAACAGGGGATAATGTTGTCTTTACAACCTTCTGCGGCCGGATCAGGGTAAATTGAATGGTCAATCAACTAGAATTTGATAGGATGGGGGGAAGCGAGAGACATCTAAAGATTTGGGATTTGAGCATGAAGCGTTTAAACAACCGTGCTTTGGGGATTCTACGGGGGGAACTTCAAAGAGACAATCGGGGAGATGTGGGGGAACGGGTTGTTCGTAAATTGCTACTTCAGGAACTTGAGGGATTATCACGACAGGAGGGAACTCCTCTGACGGAGTTGCAACTGAAACGGATTATCCAAAATCGTTATCCCGCATTTAAGAATCCTGTGATTGAACGGGCCGCAAAGGCTAATCACCCCTCGAAAGC contains these protein-coding regions:
- a CDS encoding anion permease, encoding MDIILTLVILVLALVGFVSELLPPDIIALSVTVLLMLCGLVTPEEGMSGFSNSATVTVMAMFILSAGIAKTGVIQIIRDFLVRWGGKSSSRQIFTLGVLVGPISAFINNTAVLAIFLPIVEDWCRKQKRSPSKLLIPLSYISILGGMMTLVGTSTNILASGLSEQLGYRTFTIFEFSKASVCIFIFGLLYLTFFAPALLPSRKTEGDSFTQDYGLKDYVTELVITPQSSLVGETLSNSGIQRKFDLDVLELLRDKVRFAQPLADKILEAGDVLVVRSSREDLLKIREERGLDLVADVKFTQKSLDSVLSSEEEKIGEVLILSNSRLIGTTLKEIRFRQRYNATVLAVRRGSELVKGPLGRVPLRFGDLLLLQGPKQSFIGLQTTRELLVLEQRNVETIRQDKAWISVGIGLAVIGLSAFNIMPIVVSAWAGVIALILTKCLRPGEIYGAIRWDIIFLLAGLIPLGVAMRNSGTTTWIADNLLAIGGELPGYWVLVFFFVITSIFTEIISNNAAVVLMLPIAVEVAQSLGLNPFSAMFAVTFAASNSYLSPIGYQTNTMVYGPGGYKFTDFARIGAPLTLSLMFLAPWLIMTFYGL